The Cellulomonas flavigena DSM 20109 DNA segment CCGCACACCCGGCACGGCTGGCCCGCGCGCCCGTAGACCCAGTGCCGCAGCGTCGGATCGGCCACCGCGGCCGCGCGCCCGGCGGCGTCGAGGTCCTCGCGCGTGAGGATCATGCCGTCGCGCACGCCGTCGGCGAGCAGGCCCGTCCAGTCGCGCCAGACCGCCCGCACGACGTCCGCCGGCACCCGCCTGCCCGGCGTCCACGGGTCGAGCCGCGCACGGAACAGCAGCTCCGCCCGGTAGATGTTGCCGATCCCGGCGACCACCGCCTGGTCCATGAGCAGCTGCCCCACGGCCACGTTCCGGCGGGTCACGCGGTCGACGACGACCTCGCCCGCCGTGTCGACGTCCTCCACCACCAGCGGGTCGGGGCCCAGCCGGTCGCGCACGAGCGCCGCCTCGTCCGCGGTCAGCACCTCGCACGCCGTCGGGCCGCGCAGGTCCGCGACCACGGACCCCGAGTCGAGGCGCACGCGCACCTGGCCGATCGGCGGCGGCGGCCACGTCGCGCCCGCGTCGACCGCGACCTCCGACTCCCCCTCGCCCATACGCAGGCGGCGCGTCGAGGGCTGCGCGTCCATGACCGCCCCGGGCCGGACCCGCGGCGCCCCGAGGCTGCTGCGCGCACGCGCGCCGTCGCCGAGCGGGCTGACGTCGCCGTACAGGTCCCACGCGCCGTAGAGGCCGAGGTGCACGCGCAGCACCTCGCCGGTGTCGAACGTCGCGAACAGCTGCTTGCCGACCGCCGTCGCGCTCGTCATCGTCCGCCCGTCGAGCCGCGCGGCCCCGGCGGCGAACCGCCCCTGCGGCGAGGACACGGCCAGCGGCCGCCCCACGAGATCCAGCGTCATCTGCCGCGCGATGCGGTGAACGGTATGACCCTCCGGCACGCCGTCACCCTACGTCGCGCACACCTCCCCCTCCCCTCCTTCGCCGAGTGCGGGGGAAGTCGCCGAGTGCGGGGGTTGTTTCCCCCGCACTCGGCGATCGGGGGTGCGGTGTGGGGGTGGGTGGGGTGTGCGAGGGTGGCGGCGTGGACGACGTCACGCTGCCCCCGCACCCGCCGACGACGCCGCACGGCGAGCCCGTGCCCGACGCCCGGGCCGCCGCCGTCACCACCGCGGACCCGCACGTCCTGGCCACGGACGCACTGGCGAACCTGCGCGACGTGGGCGGACGGACGACGGCCGACGGGCGCAGCGTGCGGCGCCGGGTCGCGTTCCGCTCCGCCGAGCTGCGGGCGCCGGCCGTCGCGGTCGACCCGGTCGTGGCCGGGCTCGGGGTGCGGACCGTCGTCGACCTGCGCACGGCCGCCGAGCGTGCGGCGGCGCCCGACGTGCTCCCCGCGGGCGCGACGGGCGTGCACGCCGACGTCCTCGCGGCGGCCCCGGACGCCCCCGCCGCGGACCTGAGCGAGATCCTGCAGCGCCCGCAGGAGGCGCAGCGGGTGCTCACGGCGCTCGACCCGCCCGCCGCGATGCGGCGAACGTACGTCGACCTCGTGACGAGCGACGCGGGACGTGCCGGGTACGCGACGCTCCTGCGCCGTCTCCTGGACCCGGCGGCCGGGCCCGTGCTGTACCACTGCACCGCGGGCAAGGACCGCACCGGCTGGGGCACGTCGGTGCTGCTGCTCGCGCTGGGCGTGGACGAGGCGGCCGTGCGTGAGGAGTACCTCGCGGTGAACCCCGCCGTGCGCGCGATGTACGCGCCGCTCCTCCAGAGGTTCGCGGACGTCGGTGGGGACCCGGGGCTGCTGGTGCCGCTGCTCGAGGTGCAGGAGGCGTACCTCGACGCAGCGCTCGACGCCGTCGCGGAGCACCACGGCACGTTCGGCGGCTACCTGCGTGAAGGGCTCGGGCTGCGTGACGACGAGGTGGCGGCGCTGCGGGACGCGCTGCTCGAGTGACCTGCGGAAAGACGACCGCGCCGGTGCACCTTCCGTTTCCGGGTCTCACGACGTGGACGCGCGCGATGTCGGGTTCCGATGCCGCCGGCAGCACCGCCCACCCGGCCACAGGCGCCCCGAGCAGCTCCTGACCTGCACCGACGCCCGACACCGGTCGTCCATCTGCTGACCTCATTCGTCTCGCGGGTCGAGCCTCGCCGGGCGGGCGTCGGGACACCGTGCTTGCATGACGGACATGGCACCCCTCGACACGCGCTCGCCGCGACCGGTTCCCGCCGGCGCCGCCCGCTGCTGTCGTGCCCGAATGTGTCGCTGACCGCGACCCTCCGCGCGCCCGTCGCGCTCCCCTGACCCGCTCCGGCACGCCGGCCCCGGGTCCCCCTCCCCGCACCGGCGCCGCCGACCCGGCCGCGTCGTCGCGCCCCACCCCGAGGACCACCACCAGTGATCGAGCTCTCAGGCCTCCGCAAGGTCTACCCGTCCCCCGCCGGGGACGTCGTCGCGCTCGACGGCATCGACCTCACCGTCGAGCGCGGCACGGTGCACGGCATCGTCGGACGCTCCGGCGCCGGCAAGTCGACGCTCATCCGCTGCCTCACGGGCCTCGAGCGGCCCACGTCCGGCACGGTCACGGTCGACGGCGTGACGATCTCCGACCTGCCCGAGAAGCGGCTGCGCACCGCACGCCGCCGGACCGGCATGGTCTTCCAGCACGTCAACCTGCTCGACTCCCGCACGATCGCCGGGAACGTCGCCTACCCGCTCGAGGTCGCCGGTGTCGCGCGACCGCAGCGCGCCGCCCGCGTCGCCGAGCTCCTCGACCTCGTCGGGCTCGGCGACCGCGCGTCGGCGTACCCCGCGCAGCTGTCCGGCGGGCAGAAGCAGCGCGTGGGCATCGCGCGGGCCCTGGCCACCGAGCCCCCGGTGCTGCTGTGCGACGAGCCCACCTCGGCGCTCGACGGGGAGACCACCCGCCAGATCCTCGGCCTCGTGCGCGACCTGCGCGACCGCCTCGGCATCACCGTCGTCGTCATCACGCACGAGCCCGCGGTCGTCCGCGAGGTCTGCGACGCCGTCACGCTGCTCGAGCACGGGCGCGTCGTGCAGTCGGGCGCGCTCGCGCAGGTCGTCACGGAGGTCGGCTCGCCGCTGTCCCGCGCCCTGGTGCCCGTCCCTGACGTCCCCCGGTCCGGCCGGCGGCGGCTCGTCGAGGCCGTCTACGCCACCGACGCCCTCGCCACGAGCGCGGCCTTCGCGGCCGTCGCGGGGCTCGGCGACGACGTCGAGGTGCTGTCCGCCACGGTCGAGCCGCTCGCCGGCGTGCGCGTCGGCCGCCTCATCGTCGACACCCCCGAGGCACGCACGGACGAGGTCGTGGCGCGGCTGCGCGCCGCCGGCCTCGACCCGCTCGCCGCGCCCGTGACCGAGCGGGAGGTCGCGTGATGGGCGACCTGTGGACCGAGCTCACGACCAACCGCGTCATCCTCGCCAAGCTCCCCGAGGCGACGCTCGAGACCCTGCAGATGGTGGGCCTGTCGGCGCTCGTCACCGTGCTCCTCGGGCTGCCGCTGGGCCTGCTCCTGCGCTCGCTGTCCGCCGACGGCCTGCTCCCGAACCGGCCCGTCGCCCAGGTGCTCGGGTTCGTGGTCAACGTGCTGCGCTCGCTGCCGTTCATCATCCTGGCCGTCGCCGTCATCCCGCTGACGCGCGCGATCGTCGGGACCTCGCTCGGCTGGGAGGCAGCCGTCGTGCCGTTGAGCGTCGGGACCATCCCGTTCTTCGCGCGGCTCGTCGAGACAGCGGTGCGCGACGTCGCCCCGGGCAAGGTCGAGGCGGCCCGCGTCATGGGCTCGACGACGCCGAAGATCCTGTGGACCGTGCTGGTGCGCGAGGCGCTGCCGAGCATCGTGTCCGGGTTCACCGTCACCGTCATCGCGCTCATCGGGTTCTCCGCGATGGCCGGCGCGATCGGCGGCGGCGGCCTCGGCTTCCTCGCCATCACCTACGGCTTCCAGCGCTTCGACCCCGTCGTGCTGTACACGTCCGTCGTCGTCATCGTCGTGCTGGTCACGGTCGTGCAGGTGGTCGGTGACGCCGTCGCGCGCCGCCTGGACCACCGCTGAGCACGCCGACCCGTCGCGAGCCGCGACCCACCGACCCGCCCTCGACCCGTGGGCGACACCCGAGAGGAACCCGTGAGATGAAGAGCACCGCCCGAGCCGCAGCCGTCCTGTCCGCCGCAGCCCTGGTGATGGCCGGCTGCGCGGGCGGCGACGACACCGGCGCGTCCGACGGCGGGACGGGGTCGGACGGCCCGACCACCATCGTCATCGGCGCGAGCCCCGTCCCTCACGCCGAGATCCTGCAGTTCGTGCAGGACGAGCTGGCCGCCGACGCGGGCATCGCCCTCGACATCCAGGAGTTCACCGACTACGTCCTGCCCAACACGGCGCTGGCCGAGGGCGAGCTCGACGCGAACTTCTTCCAGCACCTGCCGTACTTCGAGGCGCAGGTCGAGGAGAACGGCTTCGAGTTCGACCACTTCGCCGGCGTGCACATCGAGCCCTACGGGATCTACTCCGAGAAGGTCGGGTCGGTCGAGGACATCCCCACGGGCGGCGTCGTCGCCATCACCAACGACCCGGGCAACCAGGCGCGCGCGCTCGACCTGCTGGTCGAGGCCGGGCTCATCGAGCTCGAG contains these protein-coding regions:
- a CDS encoding MetQ/NlpA family ABC transporter substrate-binding protein, with the translated sequence MKSTARAAAVLSAAALVMAGCAGGDDTGASDGGTGSDGPTTIVIGASPVPHAEILQFVQDELAADAGIALDIQEFTDYVLPNTALAEGELDANFFQHLPYFEAQVEENGFEFDHFAGVHIEPYGIYSEKVGSVEDIPTGGVVAITNDPGNQARALDLLVEAGLIELEETDGDPTLLDIAENPKDLEFVETAPEQLVVSLQDVDAAIINGNYALEAGLNPAKDAIVLESGENSPYANFVAFRSEDAGDEALATLDELLRSDEVRAFIEERWPDGEIIAAF
- a CDS encoding Fpg/Nei family DNA glycosylase, producing the protein MPEGHTVHRIARQMTLDLVGRPLAVSSPQGRFAAGAARLDGRTMTSATAVGKQLFATFDTGEVLRVHLGLYGAWDLYGDVSPLGDGARARSSLGAPRVRPGAVMDAQPSTRRLRMGEGESEVAVDAGATWPPPPIGQVRVRLDSGSVVADLRGPTACEVLTADEAALVRDRLGPDPLVVEDVDTAGEVVVDRVTRRNVAVGQLLMDQAVVAGIGNIYRAELLFRARLDPWTPGRRVPADVVRAVWRDWTGLLADGVRDGMILTREDLDAAGRAAAVADPTLRHWVYGRAGQPCRVCGTPVRVEEMATRKLYRCPVCQV
- a CDS encoding methionine ABC transporter permease; the encoded protein is MGDLWTELTTNRVILAKLPEATLETLQMVGLSALVTVLLGLPLGLLLRSLSADGLLPNRPVAQVLGFVVNVLRSLPFIILAVAVIPLTRAIVGTSLGWEAAVVPLSVGTIPFFARLVETAVRDVAPGKVEAARVMGSTTPKILWTVLVREALPSIVSGFTVTVIALIGFSAMAGAIGGGGLGFLAITYGFQRFDPVVLYTSVVVIVVLVTVVQVVGDAVARRLDHR
- a CDS encoding methionine ABC transporter ATP-binding protein produces the protein MIELSGLRKVYPSPAGDVVALDGIDLTVERGTVHGIVGRSGAGKSTLIRCLTGLERPTSGTVTVDGVTISDLPEKRLRTARRRTGMVFQHVNLLDSRTIAGNVAYPLEVAGVARPQRAARVAELLDLVGLGDRASAYPAQLSGGQKQRVGIARALATEPPVLLCDEPTSALDGETTRQILGLVRDLRDRLGITVVVITHEPAVVREVCDAVTLLEHGRVVQSGALAQVVTEVGSPLSRALVPVPDVPRSGRRRLVEAVYATDALATSAAFAAVAGLGDDVEVLSATVEPLAGVRVGRLIVDTPEARTDEVVARLRAAGLDPLAAPVTEREVA
- a CDS encoding tyrosine-protein phosphatase, with the translated sequence MDDVTLPPHPPTTPHGEPVPDARAAAVTTADPHVLATDALANLRDVGGRTTADGRSVRRRVAFRSAELRAPAVAVDPVVAGLGVRTVVDLRTAAERAAAPDVLPAGATGVHADVLAAAPDAPAADLSEILQRPQEAQRVLTALDPPAAMRRTYVDLVTSDAGRAGYATLLRRLLDPAAGPVLYHCTAGKDRTGWGTSVLLLALGVDEAAVREEYLAVNPAVRAMYAPLLQRFADVGGDPGLLVPLLEVQEAYLDAALDAVAEHHGTFGGYLREGLGLRDDEVAALRDALLE